The DNA sequence GAAGCAGCCCTGAAACACATCGCTGAGCTCGCGCAGCTTCGTCGCCTGCATCTCAGTTTTGGCGATCAGAAGATATCCACCATCGCTGCAGAGCAACTGCTCGATATCTCTGAACTGGAAGACTTCAAACTGCAGATCCACCTGGAGCCCAAAGAGGTCGGACGCTTCTGGAAAAAACTGGCCGGCTGTGAATCGCTGGTCAAACTGGAAGTCGACTGTGGAAAAGTCAGCCAGGACATGATGTATAACTTCCTCACAAAAGGGGATCACCAGCGACTGAAGAACTGGACCATCCGGGAACACATTCCCCGCCAGAAACTCGCCGACGCACTGGCCCTGGCCCCCAACCTGGAAGTGCTCAAGGTCCCTTCCGGCACTCCGGATGAGATGGAATATCTGCTTGAGCGTCTCGCAGAGCAGAATACGAAGCTCCGCTCGCTGACCATCGGCTGGGACTCAGGAGAGCATCTCAAAGGCAGACAGGCCCGCAAAGCACTGCAGTTGCTCTCCGCCTTCCCCAATCTCCAGCAGGTACACATACCTGTCAAGTTGCCTGACGTCAATGCACTGGAACCGCTCACGCGTCTGCATCAGCTCGAATCTTTTTACTGTCGTAATCTGAATCTCCATCAGTCGACTCTGATTTACCTCGCCCGCATGCCCGCACTCAAGCATCTCACCGTGCGAACTCTCTCATTCTCTGATGAATCAGCGCATCTGCTGCCCTGGCTCTCCCATGTGGAGACCCTCGAAATCGAATATCCGCAGTCACTGACCAATAAACGACTCATGCTCCTGGCCACCATGCCCGAGTTACGCGAACTCAAATGGTGTGATATTGGTTCAGAACAATCCGCTTCGCTGAGTGATGATGTCAAAGCCCGGTACCCGTTTATCAAATACAGTGTCTGCGGTAAGTAGCATCAGCCGGTCGTGAGACCAATGAGTCAACGCGTATTGAAGTTCCCGGGAGCCCCGTCTTCTCTGAATAAACGGGAACCTGCGTCTTTACGGGGCGCACTCCGGAAGGGACTGCCTTGTATGCAATCAACCTGACTAAACCGGGACCACCGCGCAGGCTGAAACCCCGACAGCAGGATCAGAAACTGCTCAGTCTGTCGATGTCACCCGACGGACGTTTCGTCCTGTTCTGCAGTGATCGACCTTTAGAGGAAGACTAAAGAGCAGTTAAAAAGAGTAACTCGCTCAGGCCTGAATTGACTTCACAGAAAATTCATGCAGCGATTCCGGCCAGATAGCCCGAAATGTATTATCGGTCACATTACGATAGCCGGCACGCACACGTTCCATCAGTGGATGTTCAATCTTTCCACGAATGCGGCTTAAGACGTTTTCCGGATCATCCACGGTCAGAAACAGATTCATCTGCGAGCTGCCGAAATCGTGTCCGTCCACGGTCGCCTTGCCATCTTCCTGAATTTGTTCAATCAGCACCGACTCCAGGTCTACCAGTGAATCATAGTCAGGAATTACAGTTCCCGTGAATTGCAGAACGAGTTGATACTTCATAAGAGAGCCCCCTGTTCAAAAGAAAGAAACGGCGGGTCACAGAACATTGGACCGATGTGCCTCACGGAATTGAGGCTTAAGACTGGTGTTAATATATTATAACGGTGAGACGACGAGTCTTCACACAAGGTTCGATGAATTTCCTGTGATTATCCCAAAGCGGATTTCTCTGTCAAAATAGGCAGTTCTATCCGCTTGAATCACAAGTATGATGACAACAACAGGTTCAGATGAAAATGATTTAATTCGGGAAGCTTACAAAATGCTCAATCGGAGTTCATTTATTTGTCATAAAAATCTGTTGGCTTGCATTCTGGCCTGTCTGATCGCAGTTTCAGCGCTCTTTTTTCTGGTTCCGCCGCCGCAACAGACAGAAATCGCCTGGCAGGAATATTCCCTGCCGCACATCCAGCGTGACATGGATCAAGGCAAAGTCATCCTGATCAGCGCCATATCAAGCAAAGATCTTTTGATCCTCTTTTATGAGGCGCGCTACTCACGCGATCCTGCCATGCTGCAGTTCCTGCGCACGCATCCGGTTTCCTGTTATCGCATCGATCTCGCCAGCCTCTCCGAGGAACAGTTCCAGGCCTGGCAGGGATATTATGATTCGCTCTCCCCACTGGGCGTCGTGCTACTGGTTCAGACGCCGGAGAATGACGCGGTGATGGAAACCATCGAAGTCGACGGCGATCAACTCTCTCCACAGCATCTGATTTCACGTCTGGAAAAACTGCTCGTCCGCCGGAACACGCAGGGCGGTGCAGGCGTCTAAAACGTGCGCTCCATCAGGTATTTCTTCCAGTTCTCTTTTTCCAGCCGCTTGAACTCGCCCTCGATGTCAGTCCCGGTATAAAACGTGAGAATACCGTAAACCCGTTTGATTTCTCCCGGCGGACAGTCAGGAAAAATCGGATCCGAGTGCAGGCAGGGACACTTCTGATTCCCCCACGCTTTGAAGCAGGGAGTCCACCCCATGATCACCCAGTGGTTGCCCTTTGCAGACCGACAGGCAGCATACGGTGCGCGAAATACCTTGTTGTCATTGCTCTGTTGGGTGAAACCGTCCATCATCTTCAGCATCGCACAGTTCTGCACCCGCAACTTGGAAAGAGGCTCATCGGTGCCGTTCTTTAGCCACATCTCCATCAGCACCGCTTTCTGAAGAGGCAACACGATCGTTCCAAATTCGATGCCATTGGGCAGTCGACGCCGTGCTGTCATGGATCCGTCTTGATGGACTGACCATTCCCGCGGGGGCAGTTCCTTATTCTGCTGCGTCCAGATGGTAGGCACATGCGTGTGCGCGAGGTACGTCAGACCCAGGTTCGACCAGATCGCTTCCGGGATATCCAGCACGACATAGCTGTCTGGATCCCAGGGGGCAAACACGGAGATCTTCGTCTCCCGCTGAGGGTTGATCGCCCCTTCCAGAAAACCGATCCGCGGATGCCGACCACCCGGATACGGCTTCACCGTCAAGATATCCGCAGGCTTACGCTCCGGTGCGAGTCGCTCCTGCAGTTCAAACCGTTTCAGTGCCGACTTGATCTCCGGCTTCGAAAGCCCGGTCGCCTGCTGCATTTCATCCAGTGAATAGTGATGATACAGCGACATGTTCTCCAGCCAGTATTTCAGCTCCTCATCCGTCGCCGGCTTCCGTGCATTCGGAAAAGATTCCTCTGCACTGAGGGGCACAGCCAAACAGCAGCAGATCAAACTGAAAACAGCAACGCGACAAATCCACAACATCGGAGCACCTCGTGTTCTGCAAGATCGGTTCGGGTTCACATTTCTTATCCCGATTATAATACACTATTCTGCTCATCTCACCCTCATAGTAAAAAACGGTGGCAATGCTGGCTCGCCAACATTGATCGTGAAAACACATCAATAAACATAAAAAAATAGATGGGCTCGGATGTAGTCCGAGCCTAGCGCAGCGAGCAGGAGGTCTCAGAGGGTTCAGCCATTCCAGCAGCAACGCACCTCACCAGAAAATGCAGGGTGCGGACCCATGTGTCCGCCCGCCGGGCGAGGCCCTGATCAGCTCAGACATGACAGGAGCCGCCACGAACCTCACGAACGACACACATGAGAAATAATCCCATCGATTACAGAAAGAACCTGCTCAAAAACGTCACAAAACCAGCACGAATCACAGAAAAACTGAGCAGACGTTACCCCCTGCGGGTGATTTCCTCCCATCAAACCCCATCACTATAGACACGATTGCCCAATCCCCCTAGAATCGGCCGGTTTTTTATTGGTACTCCACACTCTGACAGCATCGGTCTTATTGAATGAATTCCCAGCAGACACTCGTGCCCCCTCCGGAAACGGATCCTCTTGTTCCTGAAAACACGTCTGCTAAGATGCCTGAGTCGGGCCGTTATGCAACACCTGACTGGGCGAATATCGGTTGGGTCGTCGCCATTCATCTGGGCGTCCTCGCAGCACCGTTCTGCTTCACCTGGACCGGTCTCTTCACCTGTATGTTCCTGGGCTGGCTCACCGGCGGCATCGGTATCTGCCTGGGCTATCATCGTCTGCTCACGCATGGCAGCTTCCAGACCTATCCGTTCATGAATCGGCTGATTGGATTGATCGGCTTGCTGGCAGGGCAAGGGCCTCCAATCCAGTGGGTCGCCAATCATCGTAAACATCACCTGCACAGCGACCAGCCCGGCGATCCGCATTCGCCCCGCGATGGTCGCTGGTGGAGTCACATCCTCTGGCTCGTTCCTTTTCACAGTGCAGAGGAAATTCAGGCGACCCATCAGCGGTTCGCCCCCGATCTGCTGAAAGACCCGTTCATGCGTCTGCTGCAGCGAACCTTCCTGTACTGGCACCTGGGTCTCGGCGCACTCCTCTACGGCATCGGCTACTGGGCCGGCGGTACAGAACTGGGCCTCAGCCTGCTCGTCTACGGCATGTTCGTGCGTCTGTTCTACGTCCTGCACGCAACCTGGTTCGTGAACTCAGCCACGCACATCTGGGGCTATCGCAACTATGAAACCACCGACGACAGCCGCAATCTCTGGTGGGTGGCTCTGCTGACCTACGGCGAAGGCTGGCACAACAATCACCACAAATACCAGCGGATGGCAAAGAACGGCCACAAGTGGTGGGAACTCGACATGACCTACGGCGCAATCCTCGTTCTCGAAAAACTGGGTCTCGCCTGGAAGGTCGTCAAAACCATTCCCCCAACGACAAAGCGACTGCCGTCAAACCACCCAAATTCGCTACACAACAGCAGGCAGTCCAGGCACAGGTCGACTGAAGTCACTCTTAACGTGTGCGCTCGGACGTAATCCGAGCCGAGCGCAGCGAGCAGGAAACTGTCAGGGGAAGCGTACAACCCAGAACGAAGCAGCCACCTCAATCGTTCTACAGGTGAGCTTTACCCACACTCAGAAACTGGATTCCGGACGAAAGCTCACTCTGTCCCCAACTGCTCCAGAGCCGCGGGCATCCGCTGAATATTGCCTTCCCGGTCCACGCACGCAATCACCGATTGGGCCACCGCCACGCTTTGACCATCGCGAAACAGCTCGTACTTGTGTACCAGTTTGGCCCCGGTCACTTTTTCCAGGGTCGTTCGCAGCGTCAGCACATCATCGTAGCGGGCCGGCAGCCGGTATTTGCATTCGATCTTAGCCACCACCAGCAGGTAGCCTTTCTCTTCCATCTCGCGGTAGTTACCACCCTGGGAACGGAAGAGCTCGGTGCGGCCCATTTCGAAGTACGTGAAGTAATTGCCATGATGCAGAAATCCCATGGCGTCCGTTTCGTTATAACGGACCCGGATTTCGATCTCATGCGAGTTAGACATCAGTCAAAACCATCCTTTGTCGAAATCAGAAGGCGTCTCAGGAGCGAACCGGACTGCTGGAGAGAGTCACATCGTAGGTCCGGTGTGCTTCTTCGCCGTTATCGTTCAGCGAATTCTCTACCGCGATCTGATACAGCTGACGACCCGACTCGGTCGGGTAAGTCGTATCGATACAGGCCTGGCAGAGAGAACTGCCGGGCAGACCTACGGCACGCGCGATCGAAGCCTTGGGCAGATACTTCAGCGTATCGGCACCAATCGCCTCGGCCATCGCTTCTTCCACTTCGGGGCTCATTTCGCCACCGTTCAGGAATTTGGGGGCGAACAGCTCGTTGATCGTCGACATGTCGATGCCGTAAAAACAGGGAGCAATGATCGGTGGACAGGCTACGCGGACGTGTACTTCCTTGGCCCGGCCCCGTTCCTTCAGCTGGCTGATCAATGCCTTCATTGTGGTCGAACGGACGATGGTGTCTTCCACCAGCAGTACCCGCTTCCCTTCCAGAACTTCTGGCAGCGGCGTGTATTTCGCCCGTACTTTGTCTTTACGGTTGGCCCCTTCGATAAAGGTTCGCCCGATGTAACGGTTACGGATCAAGCCTTCCAGACAGGGCACCCGCAGGGTATACGCCATACTGTCGGCGGCTGCTTTCGCGGTGTCCGGCACAGGTACGACGATGGTGTCTTCATCGATGGGCACGGTTTCCTGCTCGGCCAGTTCTTCACCCAGGCGTTTACGGGTGATATACACACTCTGGTCGTCCAGGGTACTGCAGACATTCGCGAAGTAGATCCATTCGAAGAAGCAGTGTGCCTTCTGTGTTGGCTTCGCATATTCGCGGATCTTCAGTTCGCCATCCTGAATCACAATCGCACAACCGGGGGCCAGGCTCTTGATCTGCTCGGCTTCGAAGCCCATGTTGGCCAGTGCCACACTTTCAGATGCAGCTGCGAACAGCGAACCATCAAAGGCATAGCACAACGGACGCAGTCCCACCGGATCGCGGGAAACGAACATGTTCCCCAACGCATCCAGGAAGACAATATTGTAAGCACCGTCCAGACGTTTGCTGAGCGTGGTCAGCATGTCGAACAGCTCGGCAGGATTCTCTTTGGAAAGCTCCTGCGAAATCAAATGCATCAGAATTTCGGTATCGGTTTCCCGGGCCAGATGGAAGTCGGACTCGGTCAGGATTTCCTTGCAGAGTTCCTGGTAGTTGGCCAGCTGACCGTTAAAACCAAAGGCGAACCATTTGGATTTCTGAATATGATGCCGTTCGAACGGCTGTGCGTAACTGCGGTCATCTTTACCACAGGTCGCGTACCGCACGTGGCCGATCGCCGCGGGGCCCTCATACTTCTTCATCAGGCTGTTGAAGGTCTGCTGATGATTCAGCTGGAAGACCTCGGTGACGGTTCCCACATCTTTGTGAGTATCGATCAACTGATTCCGGCCAGGGTTAAACGTAGTCATTCCCGCAGCCAGCTGGCCGCGATTCTGAATATCCAGCAGTAACCGGGAGATAAGTTGCGATGTCTTTTCAGGATCGCCCATGGGAGCCAGAGGACTGGGATCTCGGTTGGGAAGATGGTAGACGGCTGCAATTCCACATTCGTGGTATAGTTCCGACATAAATTGCCTTAGTTCGTGAAATAGAGTTTCGAAATCAGTGTGAACCGGGTGAACTATGCGGTAAATTGTTCCCGAGCCCTGCTTGAGCGTCAAACAGAATCAGCAAATTGAGAGAGAAAAACGTCGTTTTACAGGAAATCCCTTTGATTTACGACATGCTCGCGCTGATGATTAACTATGCTCCGGCCCCGGACTTCTATATTATATAAATATTAAGAAATAGGGACCCGGTGGCGAGTACCTCTTTGAAATTTTTTTGTGATTCCCGGAAAAAGTGCAGACTGTGAGTCTAACCCGTCGCGAAGTCATCGACTCAGCGGAAACGCTGGTAATTAAAATTGGAACAAACGTTCTCTCCTGCCCGGACGATACACTCGACCCCGCACGGATCGAAACGCTGGCCGAACAGATTCACCGTGTCAAAATGACCGGCCGCAAAGTCGTCGTCGTTTCCAGTGGTGCCATCGGTGCCGGCATGGGTTTACTGGGGCTCAAAGAACGCCCCCGCGATCTGGGGCACCTGCAGGCCTCCGCCGCTGTCGGACAGGCGCACCTCATCCGTCGCTATGACCGCTACTTACGCAAACACGGCTATCATGCCGCCCAGCTGCTCGTCACCGCCAACGATTTCAAAAACCGGACGCGCTACCTCAATGTACGTAACACCATCCATACGCTGTTTGAGTATGGTGCCGTCCCGATTGTGAATGAAAACGACACCGTCAGCATCCAGGAAATCAAGTTCGGCGATAACGATCACCTGGCCGCTATGGTCACCAGCCTGGTCAAAAAGCCGCTGCTGGTGATCCTCTCCGTCGTCGACGGTCTTTATAATGGCGATCCGAAATCTCCCGACAGTACCCGCATCTCTTCAGTGCAGGACTGGACACCCGAATTACTCGCGCTGGCGACCGACGACAGCAGCTCGCGGGGCACCGGGGGCATGAAATCAAAACTGCAGGCAGTCCGCTCGGCGACCGCCGTCGGTGAGAATGTCATTATCGCCAACGGAACTCAGGAAGGGATTCTGGATCGCATCCTGCAGGGCGAGGATGTCGGTACGCTGTTTCACGCCCAGGGTGCCTCGGTTTCTGCCTGGAAACGCTGGATCGGCTATACCATCCGCCCCAAGGGACGCTTTCATCTTGATGAAGGCGCCACCCGCGCCATTCGCGAAGGGGGCAAGTCGCTCCTGGCGATCGGCATCCGCTCGATTGATGGCACTTTCGAAAGCGGCGAAGCAGTCACCCTCGTCAGTCCCAGCGGAGAAGAATTTGCTCGGGGGCTGACCAATTACAATTCCGCCGATCTGGCAAAAATCATCATGCACCGTTCCGATCAGATCGCTTCCATCCTGGGATCAGTTCCTTATTCGGAAGTGATTCACCGCGACAACCTGGCCGTCCTGGAAAATCATCCTGCAGTCTAGGAGACAATTCAATGTGGTTTACCGAAACAGCCATTCCCCCCATTGCCATCTGCTCCGTGATTGCAGCCATCCTGTTTATCCAGTGGTATCTGAGGAGACAGTCAAAATACCTCGTGGGCATGGCAATTGCCCTGGTCATGCTGGGGGTTTCCTATCTGGTTGAAATCAGCATCGTGACGCCTCGCGAACGTGTCGAAGCCGACCTGTATGCACTGGCCGATGCATTTCAGCACAAACAAGTAGATGCGACAATGGGCTACATCAGCCCCCGCGCAATTCCGCTGCAAACCCTGGTCATGCTGGCGCTGAATACAGTCACCATCGACGGAGATCTGCGGATTACCGACGTCGAAACAGAAATGCTGGCCGATGACTCGATCGCCAAAACGCATTTTCGTGCCAATGGCGCGGCCACCTTTCGGGGCATCAGCGGTCGCGCCCCCACCCGCTGGGAACTGACCTGGCAGCAGATCGGGGGCGAATGGAAGGTCACTGAGGCCCGGCGACTGAACCCGATCACCGGCGACGAACTGCAGCCAATGGCCGTTCGCTGAGCAGACCGAAGATTATCTCTGGGCCACTTTGTAACCCTTGGGGTAACCCAGGGTCCGGGCAAAAAACTCTTCCATCATCGGAAATGTCTGGGTCTGGTCTCTCAAAAAGACCGCGTGGCCGGCACTGTCACTGCGATAGTAAGTCACATCCCGGGCACCGGCAGATTTCAACGCAGCCACGAACTGGTCTGCCTGGCTTACATCCACGAAGGGATCCAGTACGCCATGCATCACAAGCATCGGCGGGGCATCCGCACGGACGTAAGTGATCGGCGAGATTTTCGCGACTTCCGTTTTCAATTCGTCTTCGTTCTTCCATGTCAAATGGATCATCCGCGGGAGATGCTCGATGCCATCTGCCCAGCTCAGGTAGTCTGTCGGCGTCGCGGTCACACAGAATGCATTCAGTTGGCTGGACTGGTCGCGCCAGGGGGCACTTGAGTCTACCTGCTGACCCTGTTTCATCAATCCGACCAGGCAGACCATGGAACCGCCGTTCGCATTTCCAAAGGCGCCAATTCGTTCCGGATCAATCTGGTATTTATCTGCATGTGCCCGCATCCAGCGAATGGCGCACTTCAGATCTTCCAGGCAGTCAGCAAAGGGGGTGTCATCTGAATGACGATGATAAAGGCTGACGCAGACATACCCTTTGCGGGCGTAATGCAGGGGACCTGTCCGAGAGTGTCGAGTCGTATTGTTTCCGCCTGAACCACCCCCGGCATAAACAAAGACCAGGGCCGGACGTGGTTGAGTTTCCGCCTGCTGAGGCAGTACCAGGTTCATCCGCCAGCGGGTCTTTTTGCCGGGGTGATAGACAACATCATCGATGACTTTTAAGTCTTTGGGCAGGGGCACAATATTCGAACGGGGAATGGAACTCAGCTGGCGCGCCGGTTCTTTCTCCTGCTTTTTTTCCCCGTCCGGGATCAGGCAGGCTACGATTCCCAGAAAAACGATTCCCAAAACGACACGTGTTACGAAAACCGGCATTGCGCCCCTCAACACTTCCTATGAAATTGAAACTGAAAAACAGTACTCAAACAAACCCCAGATCCGGCCAAAAGTGTTCCTCACTTTTTTGAAAATGGGAAATAAATTTTCTGCCCTGCTCCCAATCTGCCTCAGAAATTCGATTTTTGATTTGCAAGATTATATATAATCTGACAGAATAATAGATTATCTGGGCTTGCCAGGACCTCCCGCACAGGGACCATAATGAGTGTATTCGTCTCCCGCCTGAGTCTCTGAATCAATTAACACAAAGAAGATCTGCCATGTTAGCGCGTACATGTCTGCTCTGTCTGATTCCTCTGGTATTGGTATCACCCCTCGGTGCTGCGGAAGCGCCGCCCGAAGCGAAACAAAAGGTCGATTTTGAGAAACAGGTTTTCCCCCTGTTGCAGTCGAAGTGCTTCGATTGTCACAACGCCGACACCCAGGAAAGCAAGTTCCGTCTCGACCGCAAAGCAGGCCTGCTCCGAGGGGGCGATTCGGGTGAACCAGCTATCATTCCCGGCCAGAGCGCGAAGAGTCACCTGCTCAAACTGGTACGGGGAGAAGAGGCCGGCCTGCTGATGCCCCCCGACGAATCCGAACGACTCACCGCAGAACAGATCCAGCTCCTGGCGGACTGGATCGATCAGGGAGCACCGTGGCCCGGACCAGACGGCGTCGTCAAACAGGAAAAACGGACGACCGATCACTGGTCCTTTCAGCCTCTGGCCAAAGTCACGCCCCCGGATACCAAAAACGCCTGGGTCCGTTCCGGCATCGACGCCTTCATTCTGGATCGTCTTCAGCAGAAACAGTTGACCCATAATCCCCGCGCCGATCGCAGAACACTCATCCGTCGGCTCTACCTGGACCTCCTCGGTCTCCCGCCAACGCCCGCTGAAGTCGAACGCTTCGTGAACGACGATAGCCCCGACGCCTGGGAGAAACTGGTCAACGCCACACTCAACAACCCCCACTACGGAGAACGCTGGGCCCGCTACTGGCTCGATCTCGTCCGCTTCGCCGAAACGCATGGCTTCGAAACCAACCGCGAACGACCGCATGCCTGGCCTTACCGCGACTATGTCATTCAATCACTCAACGCAGACAAGCCCTACAACCAGTTCATCAAAGAACAGATTGCCGGCGACATTTTGGGTGACCCGACCGGCACCGCTTATCTCGTCGCGGGCCCCTACGATCAGGTCAAAAGCCCCGACATCAACCTGACCCTCATGCAGCGTCAGAACGAACTCGACGACATGATCAATACCACGGGAACCGCTTTCCTGGGCCTCACCCTGGGGTGTGCCCGCTGTCACAATCATAAGTTCGATCCTGTGACCCAGGCCGACTACTATTCGATGCAGGCCATCTTCGCCGGCGTCAGGCACGGCGACCGCAGTCTGCCGATACCCGCATCACAACAGAAGGAAATCCGCCAGAAACAGACGCGTATCGCGAAGCTCAAATCCGAACTGGAACCCTATCGCCGCCGAACCGAGTCCCACCGCTTCGTTTCCATCGACGATCAACTTTCGCCGGAAAACACGTCTCCTCGTCTCGAAGTCCTGCAGACGCGTGCCGGTTTCGGCGCCAATCCCGCAGGCACCGATCCAGGCGCAAAGGACGATCCCGGCAGCCCCACTCGCTCGCCCAACCTGAGTGGCGGTAAATACAGCTGGTGGAAAAACGAGCCGGGCAAACCCCTGGTCGCCTGGAAGCCCGGGCAAACCGGCGACTATCGCCTCTGGCTCTCCTGGGGCTGTGGATACGAGTCGCACAGCACCGATGTCCGATATGTTCTGGACCGCGATGGAAACCCGCAGACCACAGATGACTGGCAGGAAGTCGCCCAGGTCGATCAGCAACGCTTTGCCGATGGAACGAAACCAGCCCGTAGAGCAGCCCTCTGGAGTGGTTTCCACGATGCAGGGATCGTCACGCTCGAACCGCAGAATGCACTGCTCCTGGTGGGCGGCAAACACGGCACCGCTGTGACCGCGGACCTCATCCTCTGGGAGTCAGTGACTCTCTCCCCCTCCGATCAGAGCCTGCCCAAACCAGCCTTCCGGAAACCGGTGCAACCGACCCACAATGTGGAACGCATCAGCCCTGTCGAAACCCGCTTCGTACGTTTTACGGTTCACGCCACTAACAGCAGTGCTCCCTGTCTGGATGAACTGGAAATCTTCTCCGGCGGGCAGAACGTCGCCCTCGCTTCCGCAGGCGCAAAAGCCACCTGTTCCAGTGCGTTGCCCGGATATCCGATTCACAAGCTGGAACACATCAACGACGGCAAATACGGCAACAGCCGCAGCTGGATTTCCCACGAGAACGGCGGCGGCTGGATTCAAATTGAACTCCCGCAGACCACAACCATCGATCGCATCGAATGGGGCCGTGATCGCGAAGGCAGATACAGCGACCGCGTCCCCGTCGACTATGTCATCGAGGTCTCAGAGACCGGCACTGACTGGCAGACGATCGCCGGCTCCAGTGACCGACTTCCCCTCACGCTGCCTGCAGATACACTCCAGGCCGCCAGCACCACCTACCATTTCGACCACCTGCCCGCCAAAGAAGCTCAGGCTGGGAAACAGCTACTCGCTGAACTGAAGCAACAACAGGGCGACCTCAAACGCCTGCAGAAATCAGACATCGTCTATGCAGGTAAATTCATGCCACCTGGACCGACCCACCGCCTCTATCGAGGCGAACCCCTGGCCAAACGGGAACAGGTTCCGCCCAATGCCCCCGAGATCTTTACCGATCTGAAACTGAGTACCACTGCTCCCGAAAACGAACGCCGCAAACGGCTGGCCGAGTGGATCGCTTCTCCAGAGAATCCACTGACCGCCCGCGTCATCGTGAACCGCCTCTGGCAGTTCCACTTCGGTAAGGGACTGGTGACAACACCCAGCGACTTCGGAGCCGGCGGCGTACCACCCACGCACCCCGAACTGCTCGACTGGCTCGCGCAGGAACTGATCGCACATGACTGGTCCCTCAAACACATTCATCGCCTGATTCTTAACTCCGCCACGTATCAGCAGTCAGGGCAACCCAATCCCCGGGCACTCAAAGTTGATGCCGCCTCCCAGCTCTGGTGGCGTTTCCCGCCACGCCGTCTTGAAGCCGAACCGATCCGCGATTCGATCCTCGCGGTGACCGGCGTATTGGATCTGAAAATGGGCGGACCCGGTTTCAGTGCTTTCGAAGTCGAAGCAGAGAACGTGCGGCACTATCACCCCAAGAAAAACTACGGTCCCGCTGACTGGCGCCGCATGATCTACATGACCAAAGTCCGTATGGAACAGGATTCCGTCTTCGGTCTGTTCGACTGTCCCGACGCCGCCACCTCCGTCGCCAAACGCAGTCGCTCCACAACGCCGCTGCAGGCTTTGAATCTGTTCAACAGCCGGTTCCTGCTGCAACAGGCCGACCTGTTCGCCCAGCGTCTGGAACGCGAACATCCCGGCGATCAACGGGCCCAGGTTAAACGGGCTTTCGAACTCTGTTATTCGCGTCCCCCTACCGAGTCCGAACTGAGCGACTCCGTCCAGTTCATCCAGGCGGAAAAACTGCCCGCCTTCTGTCGGGCTCTGCTCAACAGTAACGAGCTTCTGTTTATTCAATAGGTCAACTTCACCAGGCATTGAGAGTCACACATGAGCGCTCCTCAAAACCCGTTTCCCGCGAATCGTCATCTGCTTA is a window from the Gimesia benthica genome containing:
- a CDS encoding DUF1553 domain-containing protein; its protein translation is MLARTCLLCLIPLVLVSPLGAAEAPPEAKQKVDFEKQVFPLLQSKCFDCHNADTQESKFRLDRKAGLLRGGDSGEPAIIPGQSAKSHLLKLVRGEEAGLLMPPDESERLTAEQIQLLADWIDQGAPWPGPDGVVKQEKRTTDHWSFQPLAKVTPPDTKNAWVRSGIDAFILDRLQQKQLTHNPRADRRTLIRRLYLDLLGLPPTPAEVERFVNDDSPDAWEKLVNATLNNPHYGERWARYWLDLVRFAETHGFETNRERPHAWPYRDYVIQSLNADKPYNQFIKEQIAGDILGDPTGTAYLVAGPYDQVKSPDINLTLMQRQNELDDMINTTGTAFLGLTLGCARCHNHKFDPVTQADYYSMQAIFAGVRHGDRSLPIPASQQKEIRQKQTRIAKLKSELEPYRRRTESHRFVSIDDQLSPENTSPRLEVLQTRAGFGANPAGTDPGAKDDPGSPTRSPNLSGGKYSWWKNEPGKPLVAWKPGQTGDYRLWLSWGCGYESHSTDVRYVLDRDGNPQTTDDWQEVAQVDQQRFADGTKPARRAALWSGFHDAGIVTLEPQNALLLVGGKHGTAVTADLILWESVTLSPSDQSLPKPAFRKPVQPTHNVERISPVETRFVRFTVHATNSSAPCLDELEIFSGGQNVALASAGAKATCSSALPGYPIHKLEHINDGKYGNSRSWISHENGGGWIQIELPQTTTIDRIEWGRDREGRYSDRVPVDYVIEVSETGTDWQTIAGSSDRLPLTLPADTLQAASTTYHFDHLPAKEAQAGKQLLAELKQQQGDLKRLQKSDIVYAGKFMPPGPTHRLYRGEPLAKREQVPPNAPEIFTDLKLSTTAPENERRKRLAEWIASPENPLTARVIVNRLWQFHFGKGLVTTPSDFGAGGVPPTHPELLDWLAQELIAHDWSLKHIHRLILNSATYQQSGQPNPRALKVDAASQLWWRFPPRRLEAEPIRDSILAVTGVLDLKMGGPGFSAFEVEAENVRHYHPKKNYGPADWRRMIYMTKVRMEQDSVFGLFDCPDAATSVAKRSRSTTPLQALNLFNSRFLLQQADLFAQRLEREHPGDQRAQVKRAFELCYSRPPTESELSDSVQFIQAEKLPAFCRALLNSNELLFIQ